A portion of the Streptomyces erythrochromogenes genome contains these proteins:
- a CDS encoding Rv2578c family radical SAM protein yields the protein MRWENLTEGPAGPAALFGAGAVVTRTIDTPEFRGITFHEVRARSIVNRVPGASRMPFEWTVNPYRGCSHACVYCFARKTHGYLDLDTGLGFDSQIVVKTNAPELLRRELAAPRWTGAHIAMGTNVDCYQRAEGRYRLMPGIIEALRDRANPFSILTKGTLILRDLPLLREAAEVTEVGISVSVGFTDTPLWRTVEPGTPSPAARLNAVRTLTDAGIECGVLMAPVIPFLGDSPAQLRATVRAVAESGATSVTPLVLHLRPGAREWFTAWLGEHHPHLVERYERMYAGGSYAPTWYQRMITRQVHELAAEFGIGPARRGATRRTAGPERRDGPEPAGATQLTLL from the coding sequence ATGCGCTGGGAGAACCTGACCGAAGGCCCCGCGGGGCCGGCCGCGCTCTTCGGGGCCGGCGCGGTCGTGACGCGCACCATCGACACACCCGAGTTCCGGGGGATCACCTTCCACGAGGTGCGGGCCCGGTCGATCGTCAACCGGGTCCCCGGCGCCTCGCGCATGCCGTTCGAATGGACCGTCAACCCCTACCGCGGCTGCAGCCACGCATGCGTGTACTGCTTCGCCCGCAAGACGCACGGCTATCTCGACCTCGACACCGGCCTCGGCTTCGACTCCCAGATCGTGGTCAAGACCAACGCCCCCGAACTGCTGCGCCGCGAGCTCGCCGCGCCCCGCTGGACCGGCGCGCACATCGCCATGGGCACCAATGTGGACTGCTACCAGCGCGCCGAGGGCCGCTACCGGCTGATGCCCGGGATCATCGAGGCCCTGCGCGACCGCGCCAATCCCTTCTCGATCCTCACGAAGGGCACGCTGATCCTCCGGGACCTCCCGCTCCTGCGCGAGGCCGCCGAGGTCACCGAGGTCGGGATCTCGGTCTCCGTCGGCTTCACCGACACGCCCCTGTGGCGGACCGTGGAGCCCGGGACGCCCTCCCCCGCCGCCCGGCTGAACGCCGTGCGGACGCTGACCGACGCCGGGATCGAGTGCGGGGTGCTGATGGCCCCGGTGATCCCCTTCCTCGGCGACTCCCCCGCGCAGCTGCGGGCCACCGTGCGGGCCGTCGCCGAGTCCGGCGCCACCTCCGTGACACCCCTGGTACTCCATCTGCGGCCCGGGGCCCGCGAGTGGTTCACCGCCTGGCTGGGCGAGCACCACCCGCACCTCGTCGAGCGCTACGAGCGGATGTACGCGGGCGGCTCGTACGCGCCCACCTGGTACCAGCGCATGATCACCCGCCAAGTCCACGAACTGGCGGCCGAATTCGGCATCGGCCCGGCCCGGCGGGGCGCGACCCGCCGGACCGCCGGCCCCGAACGCCGGGACGGACCCGAGCCGGCCGGGGCCACCCAGCTCACCCTCCTCTGA